A segment of the Mauremys mutica isolate MM-2020 ecotype Southern chromosome 7, ASM2049712v1, whole genome shotgun sequence genome:
TAGCATTTTAGGCCCATAGAATTTCTCTTTGTGAACATAGTTTGATATGAAAGAGATACTTTTTGACTCGACAGTGCTATAGAAGAGAACACTTGAATGACACAAACTATAATAGACAGTGTGATCTGGGTGGATGCAAGTCCAACTGGTTGAGCTCTTGCACAGAGTTAACATACACTTACTTTATGATTATATTCTCAAACTGTTTGGCACACCTCCACTGCCGGATGCAGGACAAACAGTAGGTGTGATTGCAGTTGGAAAGGATTCCGAACCTTCTCTCCGAGGCCGATGGTTTCTCATACACCACTTCCATGCAGATACTGCATACTTTGTCCTGACTTGCCTGAAAGGCAAAGGCCTTCTCCATCTCATGTTCAAATGCTGCCATGCACATCTAGGTCATAAAACAGAAAGGAAAGAAGCAAAGAGTTACTTTGGGTCTCTGTGCAAATATGGCAATGCTTCTACCTTGTAAAACACAAACAAATATCTATGAAAGGCatatataaagaaaaaaacataGTACTAGTACATCTAACTCTAAAGAAAGTAGTTCATGCCTTTTGTTTTATAAAACATCcccaaaaatacattaaaagagcACTAAGGTTGCAAATTCCAGCCCACAAAAGTTAAAAAACACCAGAATTTAGAttgctgtgcaaccttaattcacaCCCCTTGAGTATGCATTAGgatacagcctttaattacatgatcacaatcTGTTTTTTCCCACAGGACACAGGCCTTATTCAATGCACAGAATTATGGTGCTTACTAAATGAGCAGCTTTCAATATTATTTTATGCTTGTTCactgtgtggccccaggccttatttactgcacactatttaaACCTCTTCTGAATATAGaattattcattttttccacGGTGTTTTCCTATAATGTTCATCACTAtgatatctgagtgcttcacgaACACTGATTTATTCTCACAAATATTCCTGTGAAGCAAGGTGGAATTACTTTTCCCAGGCATTTTGTAAATTTTGAGTGCTTGTCTTTACAACCGTAACATTCTGTTAATTTTTTGGATGCAATTTcctaggtgattttttttttttaaaaatcaaacaaattaTAGAAATTCCaacatgtggcatcatattgtcCCCCGCCCCATAGGCCATCAGCCAGGCTGGAACCATTGCACAGACCTCAGCCATTTGAGTAACAGAATAAATGATAATAGCAGTAGGGCTGTCATCCTTTATGTGAGCCAGTACTAAAGGGAGATGAGGGACGCTTTGCCAGTGGATTTTACAGGTATTTGTTGACGACAGAGGAAtattgagactcaggaatctcaGGTTCCATTCCAGATTCTGAAGGGAACTGTATTCTGGTGGTTACAAACCCTTCTGCCCCCTGAAACCTGAACTCTTCTGAAAAAAGAAGCCTGTGGATGGACAgtctccccactctggctcctcaTTCCAGTCCCAACCCCCTTACCCAGCCAATTCTTGTCTCCCTCCATCTCCCTGGCCCAGATCCAGCTCTTGTCAACTCTGCATTCTAATCACGCTGTTCCCGCACTATGCTGCCTCAATGCCAGTAGAGGGAACATTGAGGAGATAAGTGTTTGTCTTTGGCTCTCATTTCCAGTGCCCCATGCCATAGAAGTACACAGTAATTGATGGGCAAATGactgctcccacccccacccccagactggAGCATACTCAATATAGAAGGAATCTTATTTGAAGAGTTCAGCTGCCTAACTTAACAATTCCTTACTGAGCGTGTGcaacatgagatttttttttccaaagactTATAACTTGAACAAAtttacccttcccccaccccctgcaggaaCAACAAAACCACATCCTTAAGAAAGGCAATCTCCCTGCCAAATTCCAAGCCCTTGCTCAAAGCACGGAGCCCCTAGAGAGAGTCTCAGCAAAACAGTTATaagaatttttaatatattttcccgATTTCATTCTCTGAAACAGCTGAAtcgtttttgctgaaattttcctaAAAAACTAAGCTTGAGGGAGATACCcaatatggaaaatttcagccaaacagTTAGGCAAAGTTAAAAGCTGCTGAAAACAGGGGCTTATAATGAAAAGTGTTAAGCATTCTTAGCTATATGCAGTGCTACCAGCTCTACCTATAATACAACTGTATTTAAACTTGGCACAGCAAAAATTCCCGCTGCTAGTTGGAGAATACAATTATAAAACCAAAAGGCCACAGTGGCgcagtgatgattttttttttttttaaagaaagaacagCTTTTACTAACGAAGCTACAGTATGTGCAAGAGAACCAACTGTACTATAAGCAGCTGACTTGCCTCTGATTAATAGATTTGGATGACAAAGGTTACAGAGAGCTCAATATAACTGAAGTGAACTGAGCCTAAAATCCTATCCAAATTTGGATTGGATGGCTCAGGAGAGTAGCAGTGGGATGCAGCAACTTTCCTGACCTCAAATTACCGCGAATATCAGCGGTGACTGGAAGTTACCATCTGACTGCACCACAGCggactatgtgaaatgagttggttgtCTCAGGTCAGTGTGGTCTGGAAGAAGGAGTACAAGTAGAGTTTAGAGAACCTGGTGACCTTTTAGGCATGCTGCAAAAGCCATCTGTTTGAGAGGGTTTTTGGAGAGAGCCAAGAGGATTCTTCCCAGAATGATGAAAAAGGTGAAAAGGAGTGTCTATAGATGGCTGGCTGAATTCCTGTTGGATGATTATTTTAATGCAGCTGGTATTTTGTTGTATGAACGACATGTTCGGGTGTCTAGAGCCTTCAATAGGTCTCTTAATTATTTTAGATCTAAATTAAATAAGTATATACACAAATGCTCTTTAAAGCACTAAAGTTAGCCAGTAACACACAAGCGTTTGTGGGCTTTAGAACAAACATATTTATAGCATGTTTTAGACTCAAGTTTAATTTACATTAATCTTTACCTTCTCATGAGCCTTCCTCTGCTCTGGGTCAAAGGGATGAAGTACTTGCAATTCACAGATTTCACACACATCTCCATGGAGGTAAAGACACCGGTCACCAAACTGGCATTCACCAGCTGCTGCATAGGGACATAGCTGCTGTCCATCAGCATAGgaacttccagccactgaatcATCTTCGAGCCCACTGCAAATAGCTTCTAAATATGAATGGGGCTTCACTTCCAGATTATCATTTTTGTCACTACAACACACTGGGTCACTCACGGCACTGTGTCTCACCTGTTCTTCACTCAAACCACATaaatcttaaaaaagaaaaagcatagTATGTACCATGAAAGACCACAGGAGCATAAAAACAGCTGCTACCTCTTGAATGATAGTTTCCTTGTTAATAGTTAAACCCTTTCACCTGCTGATATCATATTTAGCAGCTTCCATCTCCAAATTATCCAGCTTTACAGCCTTAAACTACCCACTGTAAAGCTTGAAGATACCAGGGACAGCATATCTTCAAACGGCACAGATTTGCAATTAAAAAACGTGAAATAGAACTTTAAACATGTTCTAAGTGATTGAATTCACTCACCACAATTAACACATGGTCCCTTCATTGGCTAACTGCATATTCTATTTTTTGGGAGGCAGAGTTTGGCAGGGGTTTTAATTCTGATACTGTCATCTGTTTCCCCTGCCAATGAGCCTTTTGTTATCTAGGAGAACCTGAAATTTCCCAATTGTCAGGCTCCTCTAGATACAAGATCAGCAATCAGAAACCCCCAACAACTTCCCACACACATTCATTCCCACATCATCTCCGACACCGTCCACTtcttcaatttaaacacaaagCTATGCCCCTCATACAGAAATAAAACAGTTTACAGTGAAAAGAAAAACAGAGATTATGGTCTAGTTACTATTTCTGTTCTCTGACACTGCTATCCAGCTTTCCTGAGCATCCAGGTGGCCTTAGCACAGAGACCCTGGGTAGGAAGACTGGGCAGCAAAGGAAATATGGGGTTCTGCAGGGCTGTGACGAGGAGGATTCAGCCCTGCAATCTCAGAGGATTGTGAATGGGGATGCACAGAGGGAGAGGTCagtggggcaggggagttggTGAGACCAGGCTGGGTATATGTGTAGTAAAGGAGGTCTGGGGCAAGTGGGAGCTCAgtccctctgtgctggggcatcagcaatggaaaggctcccttAATGCTGGTGCCTGAGGGGCATAGGAAGGTCATCAGGGGAATGTGTGGGGCAAAAGTTGACtgttcacatgagtaaagttactaaCATgctttaatgatctggaggatggcgtggactgcaccctcagcaagtttgcagatgacactaacctgggaggagtggtagatacgctggagggtagggataggatacagagggacctagacaaattagaggattggggcaaaagaaatctgatgaggttcaacaaggacaagtgcagagtcctgcacttacgatggaagaatcccatgcactgctacaaactagggaccaaatggctaggcagcagttctgcagaaaaggacctaggggttacagtggatgagaagctggatatgagttgacagcgtgcccttgttgcgaagaaggctaacagcattttgggctgtataagtaggggtactgccagcagatcgacggacgtgatcattcccctctattggacattggtgaggcctcatctggagtactgtgtccagttttgagccccattacaagaaggatgtagaaaaattggaaagagtccagcggagggcaacaaaaatgattagggggctggagcacatgacttatgaggagaggctgagggaactgggattgtttagtctgcagaagaatgagggggggatttgatagctgctttcaactacatgaaagggggttccaaagaggatggatccagactgttctcagtgatagcagatgacagaacaaagagtactggtctcaagttgcagtgggggaggtttaggtttgatattagaaaaagctttttcattaggagggtggtgagacactggaatgggttacctggggaggtggtggaatctccttccttagaggtttttacggtcatgcttgacaaagtcctgactgggatgatttagttgggaattggtcctgctttgagcatggggttggactagatctcctgaggtcccttccagccctgatattctgtgattctatgcaaTGTTTGTAGGATTATGCCCTATGCATGTTACAAATGCAAACACACCCTTTATAGCCATCACTGAAATGAAAGTGATGAAAAGCAAAGAATGGAAAGCAACAGAACTATTGCTAAAAGTCATCAAGCCAGGAACAGTGAAGAGACTGACATTAACTCCTACTCACCTCTATCCCTAAGCACTAATGTTCTCTTTTTGCGTTTTCCGGGCTCATGTGTTTTGCTCTTGATTACAGGCATGTTATGCTCTGGCAGAGGGTTAGGGCTGTTGAACGATGGTGAAGAACGGCTGGGTGGCACAGTACCCACTGCACCACCAGACCCAGATGGTCTGGTGTGATCATATCTAAAAAGAGAAAACAACATAATAAAGTGCCACAAAAACGAAGATCTAGTTCAATGCACAATCACTGTTATTCCAGGTAGCTAACAGATAATGTGGCAAACTCTTGATTTCCATTAATGAGCCTGTTTATTCAATATATTAGCTTATGGATCATGATCTGTTCAGATACAACATGGATGATGATACTACTTTGGATTTCTACAGAACatttcaaggatctcaaagcactttacaaacattaagccTTATAACAGCCTTGCGAGATgggatccccattttacacagacGTTAAGGCCTACATTTTGGACAACCTGCTGGATTTTAGCTAcccagcagctttgaaaatcaagTCATACATCTTTCATATTGGGCATGGAAAGACTGAGGAACCCCATGTCAGacgcttttgaaaatgtagatttAAATGATTTCTCCAAAGTTGCAAAACAATGCTGAAAGGACAATATTCTTAAAGCGTGTGTGTTCAATTTAATACTACTATTCCATTACAAAAAAATGTTTGCTGACGTTTATTCAGATGTGGTAACATCAAAATATTGTGCGCACTGCCAGTTTGTGATCGCTCCTGTTTGCTAACGGACAGCAGCAGCAACACTCTGTGCTCTTATTCACACATACAAATATggtgtatgcatgtgtgtatacatagaaaaacacacacacacaaatttttcaaaagcactcaacattggcctaactctgctcccactgaaatcaatgggaattttagtCTATAGATAACAGCATGTTCaaatcagctctgtgttcttggggaaccagggtgcagtacccAGTTTGACTCACGAAAGACACCCCCacgccagcctctgcttgaaccaaagccgataagaagaaagacttacaaaaaacaatgaaaaggcagtggaaaACACACCTAAAACCAtcggacaagggtgacaggattaaggaaactcccctcaCCTCagctgcatcaaagatgggacagggaggcatctccattagcatacagaatggagaacagagattccaaggcaagaactgcgCGACCAGAAATGCAGGAAAGCACTGTATGATGGGGAAATCTCTGCTCCAGCTGTTAATGAACACActtgcacacacccagctcagtagttatcagaccaattctagtaataaatcctttattggtatccaaaatactgaagctgcctgattgcattgtgagctccctggaaggacCACCACCTATAGCTAAGAATAATCTGTTCCTATTGGCTAGCCTGAACAGAATAACttggtatactcccttgagccatcagtttacccacaaacaaatctagtgttctcccttgaaccattgttctttccctacaaaaacacctacccatgctcaagtaagtgctctgatgcctggatccaaaatctgcatcagttccattgggacttcatcttctcctgactggtCATGCTGGGGCTCTGCCCGTCTCCAGCACtccggaccctcagctaccaccaccacctgggaaccctgattgattcaagcttcacagagtggtgagaagccatctctctctctctctctttctagccttctgaccctgacttgtgtgatcagttatagttttctaaaccgaACTTTTGTAATCAAATTTAAATTAGATTTATTATAACTAACTGTTCTGTTTGTCCACCATAAGAGGGCAGGAACATTTACTCTGGGAAGGTCAATTACAAAAcatgtatcagagaggtagccgtgttagtctggttctgtaaaagcagcaaagaatcctgtggcaccttatagactaacagacgttttgcagcatgagctttcgtgggtgaatgcccacttcttcggatgcaagagtggaaatttccaggggcaggtaaatataagcaagcaagaagcaagctagagataacgaggttagatcaatcggggaggatgaggccctgttctagcagttgaggtgtgaaaaccaagggaggagaaactggttctgtagttggcaagccattcacagtctttgtttaatcctaaactgatggtgtcaaatttgcaaatgaactgaagctcagcagtttctcttagaagtctggtcctaaagtttttttgctgcaggatggccaccttaagatctgctaaaCATGATGTCTGAACTTGGCAGATAGTACTTTGCTAGCCAATGCTGCAGAGTTCttactcagaggggtagccgtgttagtctggttctgtagaagcagcaaagaatcctgtggcaccttatagactaacagacgttttgcagcatgagctttcgtgggtgaatacccacttcttcggatgcacgaaagctcatgctgcaaaacgtctgttagtctataaggtgccacaggat
Coding sequences within it:
- the MKRN2 gene encoding probable E3 ubiquitin-protein ligase makorin-2 isoform X2, producing the protein MQGVCREGSRCLFSHDLTTSKPSTVCRYYQKGQCAYGARCRYDHTRPSGSGGAVGTVPPSRSSPSFNSPNPLPEHNMPVIKSKTHEPGKRKKRTLVLRDRDLCGLSEEQVRHSAVSDPVCCSDKNDNLEVKPHSYLEAICSGLEDDSVAGSSYADGQQLCPYAAAGECQFGDRCLYLHGDVCEICELQVLHPFDPEQRKAHEKMCMAAFEHEMEKAFAFQASQDKVCSICMEVVYEKPSASERRFGILSNCNHTYCLSCIRQWRCAKQFENIIIKSCPQCRVTSEFVIPSVYWVEDQNKKNKLIEAFKQGMGKKACKYFEQGKGTCPFGGKCLYLHAYPDGTRAEPEKPRKQLSSEGTVRFFNSVRLWDFIEDRESRTIPNAEDEVTELGELFMHLSGADQESATQ
- the MKRN2 gene encoding probable E3 ubiquitin-protein ligase makorin-2 isoform X1 yields the protein MSTKEVTCRYYMQGVCREGSRCLFSHDLTTSKPSTVCRYYQKGQCAYGARCRYDHTRPSGSGGAVGTVPPSRSSPSFNSPNPLPEHNMPVIKSKTHEPGKRKKRTLVLRDRDLCGLSEEQVRHSAVSDPVCCSDKNDNLEVKPHSYLEAICSGLEDDSVAGSSYADGQQLCPYAAAGECQFGDRCLYLHGDVCEICELQVLHPFDPEQRKAHEKMCMAAFEHEMEKAFAFQASQDKVCSICMEVVYEKPSASERRFGILSNCNHTYCLSCIRQWRCAKQFENIIIKSCPQCRVTSEFVIPSVYWVEDQNKKNKLIEAFKQGMGKKACKYFEQGKGTCPFGGKCLYLHAYPDGTRAEPEKPRKQLSSEGTVRFFNSVRLWDFIEDRESRTIPNAEDEVTELGELFMHLSGADQESATQ